The following nucleotide sequence is from Panulirus ornatus isolate Po-2019 chromosome 44, ASM3632096v1, whole genome shotgun sequence.
CAAGGTTCTTCCCTGGCTGGTGTAACTTCTTCAGGATCTCAAGGTCAGAggacctcctccttcagcagtggtacTTCAGGATCCCAGGGTCAGAGGACCTCTTCCTTCAGCAGTGGTGCTTCAGGATCCCAAGGTCAGAggacctcctccttcagcagcggaacttcaggatcccaaggtcaaaggacctccttcagcagtggtgcTTCAGGATCCCAAGGTCAGAGAACCTCCTTCGGCAGCGGTGCTTCAGGATCTCAGGGTCAAAggacctccttcagcagtggtgcTTTAGGATCTCAGGGTCAAAggacctccttcagcagtggtacTTCAGGATCTCAGGGTCAAAggacctccttcagcagtggtacTTCAGGATCCCAAGGTCAGAGAACCTCCTTCAGTAACGGTGCTTCAGGATCTCAAGGTCAGAgaacctcctccttcagcagtggtacTTCAGGATCCCAAGGTCAGAGAACCTCCTTCAGTAACGGTGCTTCAGGATCTCAAGGTCAGAgaacctcctccttcagcagtggtgcTTCAGGATCTCAGGGTCAGAggacctccttcagcagtggtgcTTCAGGATCTCAGGGTCAAAggacctccttcagcagtggtacTTCAGGGTCCCAAGGTCAGAGAACCTCCTTCAGTAACGGTGCTTCAGGATCTCAAGGTCAGAgaacctcctccttcagcagtggtacTTCAGGATCTCAGGGTCAAAggacctccttcagcagtggtgcttcaggatcccaaggtcaaaggacctccttcagcagtggtacTTCAGGATCCCAAGGTCAGAGAACCTCCTTCAGTAACGGTGCTTCAGGATCCCCAGGTCAGAGGACCTCCTTTAGCAGTGGTGCTTCAGGATCTCAGGGTCAAAggacctccttcagcagtggtgcTTCAGGATCTCAGGGACAAAggacctccttcagcagtggtacTTCAGGATCCCAAGGTCAGAGAACCTCCTTCAGTAACGGTCCTTCAGGATCCCAAGGTCAAAGGACCTCCTTCAGTAACGGTGCTTCAGGATCTCAGGGTCAAAggacctccttcagcagtggtacttcaggatcccaaggtcagaggacctccttcagcagtggtacttcaggatcccaaggtcagagaacctccttcagtaacggtgcttcaggatcccaaggtcagaggacctccttcagcagtggtacttcaggatcccaaggtcagaggacctccttcagcagtggtacttcaggatcccaaggtcagaggacctccttcagcagtggtacttcaggatcccaaggtcagagaacctccttcagtaacggtgcttcaggatcccaaggtcagaggacctccttcagcagtggtacTTCAGGATCCCAAGGTCAGAGAACCTCCTTCAGTAACGGTGCTTCAGGATCTCAAGGTCAGAGAACCTCCTTCAGTAACGGTGCTTCAGGATCTCAGGGTCAAggacctccttcagcagtggttACTTCAGGATCCCAAGTCAGAGAACCTCCTTCAGTAACGGTGCTTCAGGATCCCCAGGTCAGAGGACCTCCTTCACAGTGGTACTTCAGGATCCCAAGGTCAAAGGACCTCCTTCAGTAACGGTGCTTCAGGATCTCAAGGTCAGAGAACCTCCTTCAGTAACGGTGCTTCAGGATCTCAGGGTCAAggacctccttcagcagtggtacTTCAGGATCTCAGGGTCAAGGACCTCCTTCAGTAACGGTGCTTCAGGATCTCAGGGTCAAAGGACCTCTTCAGCAGTGGTACTTCAGGATCCAAGGTCAGAggacctccttcagcagtggtgcTTCAGGATCTCAGGGTCAAggacctccttcagcagtggttACTTCAGGATCCCAAGGTCAGAGGACCTCCTTCACAGTGGTACTTCAGGATCTCAGGGTCAAGGACCTCCTTCAGTAACGGTGCTTCAGGATCTCAAGGACAAAGGACCTCCTTCAGTAACGGTGCTTCAGGATCTCAAGGTCAGAggacctccttcagcagtggtacTTCAGGATCCCAAGTCAGAGaacctccttcagcagtggttACTTCAGGATCCCAAGTCAGAGAACCTCCTTCAGTAACGGTGCTTCAGGATCTCAGGTCAAAGGACCTCTTCAGCAGTGGTACTTCAGGATCCAAGGTCAGAGAACCTCCTTCAGTAACGGTGCTTCAGGATCCAAGGTCAGAGAACCTCCTTCAGTAACGGTGCTTCAGGATCCCAAGTCAGAGAACCTCCTTCAGTAACGGTGCTTCAGGATCCCAAGTCAGAGAACCTCCTCAGTAACGGTGCTTCAGGATCTCAGGGTCAAAGGACCTCTTCAGCAGTGGTACTTCAGGATCCAAGGTCAGAGAACCTCCTTCAGTAACGGTGCTTCAGGATCCAAGGTCAGAGAACCTCCTTCAGTAACGGTGCTTCAGGATCCCAAGGTCAAAggacctccttcagcagtggttACTTCAGGATCCCAAGGTCAAAGGACCTCCTTCAGCATGGTGCTTCAGGATCTCAGGGTCAAggacctccttcagcagtggttACTTCAGGATCCCAAGGTCAGAGGACCTCCTTCACAGTGGTACTTCAGGATCCCAAGGTCAAAGGACTCCTTCAGCAGTGGTACTTCAGGATCCAAGGTCAGAGGACCTCCTTTAGCAGTGGTGCTTCAGGATCTCAAGGTCAGAGaacctccttcagcagtggtgcTTTAGGATCTCAGGGTCAAAGGACCTCCTTCAGTAACGGTGCTTCAGGATCTCAGGGTCAAggacctccttcagcagtggtacTTCAGGATCCCAAGGTCAAAGGACCTCCTTCAGTAACGGTGCTTCAGGATCTCAGGGTCAAggacctccttcagcagtggtacTTCAGGATCTCAGGTCAGAGaacctccttcagcagtggttACTTCAGGATCCCAAGGTCAGAGGACCTCCTTTAGCAGTGGTGCTTCAGGATCCCAAGTCAGAgaacctcctccttcagcagtggtgcTTCAGGATCCCAAGTCAGAGAACCTCCTTCAGTAACGGTGCTTCAGGATCTCAGGTCAAAggacctccttcagcagtggtgcTTCAGGATCCAAGGTCAGAGaacctccttcagcagtggtacttcaggatccaaggtcagagaacctccttcagcagtggtacttcaggatccaaggtcagagaacctccttcagcagtggtgcTTCAGGATCCAAGGTCAGAGGACCTCCTTT
It contains:
- the LOC139762799 gene encoding LOW QUALITY PROTEIN: uncharacterized protein (The sequence of the model RefSeq protein was modified relative to this genomic sequence to represent the inferred CDS: inserted 1 base in 1 codon; substituted 1 base at 1 genomic stop codon) is translated as MAVSKVLALFLVALAHAAADPTSEPRLLSQVSPNDPTEKIDPNLSFNYRYEVNADNTGDQKTHQETLENGVLTGSYSLVQPDGALRTVSYRADDLTGFQAQVQFQEGFAQPIVTSSATDFSSGSSASSGFAGSSGSSASSGFAGSSGSSASSRFAGSSGSSASSRFAGSSASSGFAGSSGSLASRFAGSSGSSASSRFAGSSGSSTSRFETGSSSGSRFGGVSSGAPGRFSGSRDSPFASSSSGLGSGTPGSLSVALSGSNAGATGSSSLRSASGSSSVSASGPSSTLNAASAGAQLSSVSRSSSASQGSSLAGVTSSGSQGQRTSSFSSGTSGSQGQRTSSFSSGASGSQGQRTSSFSSGTSGSQGQRTSFSSGASGSQGQRTSFGSGASGSQGQRTSFSSGALGSQGQRTSFSSGTSGSQGQRTSFSSGTSGSQGQRTSFSNGASGSQGQRTSSFSSGTSGSQGQRTSFSNGASGSQGQRTSSFSSGASGSQGQRTSFSSGASGSQGQRTSFSSGTSGSQGQRTSFSNGASGSQGQRTSSFSSGTSGSQGQRTSFSSGASGSQGQRTSFSSGTSGSQGQRTSFSNGASGSPGQRTSFSSGASGSQGQRTSFSSGASGSQGQRTSFSSGTSGSQGQRTSFSNGPSGSQGQRTSFSNGASGSQGQRTSFSSGTSGSQGQRTSFSSGTSGSQGQRTSFSNGASGSQGQRTSFSSGTSGSQGQRTSFSSGTSGSQGQRTSFSSGTSGSQGQRTSFSNGASGSQGQRTSFSSGTSGSQGQRTSFSNGASGSQGQRTSFSNGASGSQEDLLHSGTSGSQGQRTSFSNGASGSQGQRTSFSNGASGSQGSRTSFSNGASGSQGQRTSFSSGASGSQGSRTSFSNGASGSQGQRTSFSNGASGSQGQRTSFSSGTSGSQVREPPSAVVTSGSQVREPPSVTVLQDLRSKDLFSSGTSGSKVREPPSVTVLQDPRIQGQRTSFSNGASGSQGQRTSFSSGYFRIPRSKDLLQHGASGSQGQGPPSAVVTSGSQGQRTSFTVVLQDPKVKGLLQQWYFRIQGQRTSFSSGASGSQGQRTSFSSGALGSQGQRTSFSNGASGSQGQXTSFSSGTSGSQGQRTSFSNGASGSQGQRTSFSSGTSGSQGQRTSFSSGASGSKXRCFRIQGQRTSFSSGASGSQGQRTSFSSGASGSQGQRTSFSNGASGSQGQRTSFSSGTSGSQGQRTSFSNGASGSQGQRTSFSNGASGSQGQRTSFSNGASGSQVKGPPSVTVLQDPKVKGPLQQWCFRISGSKDLFSSGTSGSQGQRTSFSSGYFRIPSQRTSFSSGASGSQGQRTPSAVVLQDPKSENLLQ